From the Thermococcus sp. genome, one window contains:
- a CDS encoding ferritin family protein, translating into MEVTEGEVFEIARNAEIKAKEAYEKLASITKSDIIRNELLLLAREEDKHREIIEKMAERFRSEGEPKKIELKAMGEFRVIADRMAEAIKKPDVNLDEIYEIAMEAEKVSEKLYRELASYAANEKTRTLLEMLADMEATHYAILKRQYDYIMRYPELYKEEFYDQLMKDINFNF; encoded by the coding sequence ATGGAGGTTACCGAGGGTGAAGTTTTTGAGATAGCAAGGAACGCCGAGATAAAGGCGAAAGAAGCATACGAAAAGCTTGCATCGATCACGAAGAGTGACATAATAAGGAACGAGCTTCTCCTTCTAGCTAGGGAAGAGGACAAGCACCGCGAGATAATCGAGAAGATGGCCGAACGCTTCAGGTCCGAGGGCGAGCCCAAGAAGATAGAGCTCAAGGCCATGGGTGAGTTCAGGGTCATAGCCGACAGAATGGCCGAGGCGATAAAGAAGCCCGACGTGAACCTCGACGAGATATACGAGATAGCCATGGAGGCGGAGAAGGTCAGCGAAAAGCTCTACAGGGAGCTGGCTTCCTATGCAGCCAACGAGAAGACGAGGACTCTCCTGGAGATGCTTGCCGATATGGAAGCTACCCACTACGCCATCCTGAAGAGACAGTACGACTACATCATGCGCTACCCGGAACTCTACAAGGAGGAGTTCTACGATCAGCTCATGAAGGACATAAACTTCAACTTCTGA